From a region of the Nitrospira sp. genome:
- a CDS encoding lipocalin family protein produces the protein MCGSRDGLYRKTGLPLVVTLVLIVSGCASMDRNDTLPTVPFVDLNRYAGTWHEIARSPMWFQRHCVDSKAIYSIREDGAIGVRNECVTDAGAYDHIEGVARVVDPQANARLTVVFDNFFARLFGSSRDGNYWVLGLGPDYRTAMVGTPDRRYLWILSRTPQMNESTYRQFVEQARQLGFSVSSLIRTRRPLQPEPSPLLQRQPAM, from the coding sequence ATGTGCGGTTCACGTGACGGCCTGTACCGCAAGACAGGCCTACCACTAGTCGTGACCTTGGTTTTGATCGTGTCAGGCTGCGCCAGCATGGATCGCAATGACACTCTTCCAACCGTGCCCTTCGTCGATCTTAACCGCTATGCCGGCACCTGGCATGAAATTGCGCGGTCGCCCATGTGGTTTCAACGCCACTGCGTCGACTCCAAAGCGATCTACTCCATACGGGAAGATGGGGCGATCGGCGTGCGGAATGAATGTGTGACCGACGCGGGAGCCTATGACCACATTGAGGGTGTGGCGCGGGTTGTTGATCCACAGGCGAACGCGCGATTGACCGTTGTATTTGACAATTTCTTTGCCCGGCTGTTCGGCTCCTCGCGCGACGGGAACTACTGGGTACTCGGGCTTGGCCCAGACTATCGCACCGCGATGGTCGGCACGCCCGACCGTCGGTACCTCTGGATTCTTTCCCGAACCCCGCAGATGAACGAGAGTACCTATCGACAGTTTGTCGAACAAGCCAGGCAACTCGGCTTTTCTGTTTCGTCACTGATTCGCACGCGCCGACCGCTTCAACCGGAGCCTTCTCCACTCCTCCAGCGCCAGCCGGCCATGTGA
- a CDS encoding HlyD family type I secretion periplasmic adaptor subunit — protein sequence MMMNVFQRSLAGMRALGRVGSAQPSRAVARGPAIEFLPAILEIQDAPPSPIGRAILWTIMLAFASAVTWASLSQVDIVAVAPGKIIPSGYSKTIQPFEAGVIAAIHVQDGQVVKQGEILIELDATQNSADRDRASSEYRAALVEAARLQALIAGQSTFAAPGDVDPEFVLLQRQLLRDQTREYAARVDAARHLISQRHAAVDATKDNLRRLEATVPMENERAAAYRALLAQQYVSKMDYLQFEQQRIDKAQEWAGQKSKLRQDQAALAEAEQNYQVLISEFQQSKQAELSAMETKAASLVQEVRKAGQKTELQKLISPIDGVVQQLTVHTVGGVVTPAQTLLLVVPQDHPVEVEAQLENRDIGFVKEGQSVELKIETFPFTLYGTIPGKVLTVSDDAVPLDKEKGGLVYATRVSMDRATMQVEGKHIHLSPGMAVTVEIKTGQRRVIEFVLSPLLKSMKESLRER from the coding sequence GTGATGATGAATGTCTTTCAACGAAGCCTGGCAGGGATGCGAGCGCTTGGGCGCGTCGGTTCGGCTCAGCCATCTCGCGCTGTAGCCCGAGGACCAGCGATCGAGTTTCTCCCCGCCATCCTTGAAATTCAGGATGCCCCGCCGTCGCCGATCGGCCGGGCGATTCTCTGGACCATCATGCTGGCCTTCGCCTCAGCCGTGACATGGGCTTCACTAAGCCAAGTCGATATCGTGGCGGTGGCGCCGGGCAAAATCATTCCCAGCGGCTATTCCAAAACCATTCAACCGTTTGAAGCCGGCGTGATTGCTGCCATCCATGTGCAAGACGGTCAAGTGGTCAAACAGGGAGAAATTCTGATTGAGCTCGACGCGACTCAAAACAGCGCAGACCGTGATCGGGCGTCCAGTGAATATCGAGCCGCTCTGGTCGAGGCGGCTCGGTTGCAAGCCCTGATAGCTGGACAAAGTACGTTTGCCGCGCCGGGTGATGTCGATCCGGAATTTGTGTTGCTGCAACGGCAGCTCTTACGGGATCAGACGAGGGAATATGCTGCCCGGGTAGATGCCGCACGACATCTGATCAGTCAGCGTCACGCCGCGGTGGATGCGACGAAAGACAATCTCCGACGCCTTGAAGCCACTGTTCCGATGGAGAATGAGCGGGCCGCGGCCTACCGTGCGTTGTTGGCACAGCAGTATGTGTCGAAGATGGACTACCTCCAATTTGAACAACAACGCATCGATAAAGCGCAGGAGTGGGCAGGGCAGAAGAGCAAATTGCGTCAGGATCAAGCGGCCTTGGCCGAGGCAGAGCAGAACTATCAGGTGCTCATCTCGGAATTTCAGCAAAGCAAGCAAGCAGAACTGTCGGCTATGGAGACGAAAGCCGCGTCGCTTGTCCAAGAGGTGCGGAAAGCCGGGCAAAAAACAGAACTTCAGAAACTGATCTCCCCGATCGATGGCGTGGTTCAGCAATTGACGGTGCACACGGTGGGCGGGGTGGTGACGCCGGCTCAAACGCTGCTGCTAGTTGTGCCTCAGGACCATCCAGTTGAAGTTGAGGCACAGTTGGAAAATAGAGACATTGGATTTGTGAAGGAAGGGCAATCGGTAGAACTGAAGATCGAAACGTTTCCGTTTACGCTGTACGGGACGATTCCCGGAAAGGTGTTGACCGTCTCGGACGATGCGGTACCGTTAGACAAAGAGAAGGGCGGACTGGTCTATGCGACCCGGGTGAGTATGGATCGAGCCACGATGCAGGTGGAGGGAAAGCACATTCATCTCAGCCCCGGCATGGCCGTGACGGTGGAAATCAAGACGGGACAGCGGCGGGTGATTGAATTTGTGCTGAGCCCACTATTGAAGTCGATGAAAGAAAGTTTGCGGGAGCGGTAG
- a CDS encoding MBOAT family protein: MPLHSVDLIVFILPPAVMLYYLLNRSGYFRVAVAALVGLSFALCGWHAFTDAGMLAGSIGFNFLVAVLMHRHSGQPRATRTALLAIGVTANLSMLGYFKYSAFVTENLNAVLHTTYPLLTTYLPLGISFLTFQQIAYLVDVYRGHIKSFNFLDYCFLCSFFPKILAGPIVRHGELVPQIAGPMPNVSLDDLATGATRFTIGLFKKVVLADSLAAYANPLFTASAATGDVGMVEAWGGILAYTFQIYFDFSGYTDMALGLAQLFGVSLPENFNSPYKATSIIDFWKRWHMTLSRFLRDYLYIPLGGNRQGPRRQQVNLLITMVLCGLWHGPSWTFVIWGALHGVYLLINHTWRRLSFSCPPAIGWGLTFLSVALGWAWFRAENLSAATRLTASLFGVNGLWTQGLHTTLRYLEVPAPQLETVARFFGHDLGLVVSIGRWTIYPANLLLSNPALQICWLVVSGMIVLQLPNAAEWIRATPQTSEHPLTLRRALVVGLLLFLVWLASISSQTSGFIYENF, from the coding sequence ATGCCTCTGCATTCAGTCGACTTGATCGTCTTCATCCTTCCGCCGGCGGTGATGCTGTATTACCTGCTCAATCGGTCCGGCTATTTCCGCGTCGCCGTGGCGGCACTCGTGGGGCTGTCGTTTGCATTGTGCGGTTGGCATGCCTTCACCGATGCGGGAATGTTGGCGGGATCGATCGGGTTCAATTTTCTCGTTGCCGTGCTCATGCATCGGCACTCAGGGCAGCCACGCGCGACACGCACAGCCCTGTTAGCGATCGGAGTCACCGCCAATCTCTCCATGCTCGGCTACTTCAAGTATTCAGCCTTCGTCACGGAAAATCTCAACGCCGTGCTCCACACAACCTATCCCCTGCTCACGACCTATCTGCCCCTAGGCATTTCTTTTCTCACCTTTCAACAAATTGCCTATCTGGTTGATGTGTACCGCGGGCACATCAAGTCCTTCAATTTTCTGGACTACTGCTTTCTGTGTTCGTTCTTTCCCAAAATCTTGGCCGGGCCCATCGTCCGCCACGGGGAACTTGTTCCTCAGATCGCAGGGCCTATGCCCAACGTCTCGCTCGACGACTTGGCGACCGGCGCCACACGCTTCACCATCGGACTCTTCAAAAAAGTGGTGCTGGCCGATTCGCTCGCCGCCTATGCCAATCCCCTATTCACCGCAAGTGCAGCCACCGGAGACGTGGGCATGGTCGAGGCCTGGGGCGGTATTCTGGCCTACACGTTTCAGATCTACTTCGATTTTTCCGGCTATACCGATATGGCGCTCGGTCTCGCCCAATTGTTCGGCGTCTCGCTCCCCGAGAACTTCAATTCCCCTTACAAAGCCACCAGTATCATCGATTTCTGGAAGCGATGGCATATGACGCTTTCTCGCTTTCTTCGTGATTATCTGTACATTCCGCTAGGTGGGAACAGGCAAGGGCCCCGACGTCAGCAGGTGAACCTACTGATTACGATGGTGCTCTGCGGACTGTGGCATGGGCCCAGTTGGACGTTCGTGATATGGGGCGCGCTTCACGGTGTTTATCTGCTGATCAACCATACCTGGCGGCGCCTCTCGTTCTCTTGTCCGCCTGCCATCGGGTGGGGACTGACTTTTTTGTCGGTTGCCCTCGGGTGGGCTTGGTTTCGGGCGGAAAATCTGTCGGCTGCCACCAGGCTTACGGCATCATTGTTCGGGGTGAATGGCCTCTGGACGCAAGGGTTGCACACGACGCTTCGCTACCTGGAAGTCCCTGCCCCACAACTCGAAACCGTGGCGCGGTTTTTCGGCCATGACCTCGGCCTGGTTGTATCTATCGGCCGCTGGACAATCTATCCAGCCAACCTACTGCTCTCCAACCCTGCGCTACAGATTTGCTGGCTGGTTGTTTCGGGTATGATCGTGCTACAGTTACCCAACGCCGCCGAATGGATCCGGGCCACCCCCCAGACATCGGAACACCCCCTCACACTGCGACGAGCGCTCGTGGTGGGGCTGCTGCTTTTCCTGGTGTGGCTGGCATCCATTTCATCGCAGACCAGTGGCTTTATTTACGAAAATTTTTGA
- a CDS encoding type I secretion system permease/ATPase — protein sequence MNVPTSHLESCSTAPSRPDTGLLCLLVIARFHDVPIDGGQIQHQFGQSGHALTTNALLCAAKHVGLKAGLVSTAWDELAVTPLPAIAQRTDGTYVILAKVQGEKVLLQDPLKEQPHILSTEEFVASWSGNLLLCVKRSGLRLDNPSFDLTWFIPAVLKYRRLLGEVVVASFFLQVFALLTPLFTQVVIDKVLVHKGFTTLHVMAVGMLALVLFDALLGGLRTYLFAHTTNRIDVSLGAQLFRHLLALPLAYFEARRVGDTVARVRELEQIRQFLTSNSVTVVLDVVFTVVFLGVMWIYSPTLTLVVMASLPLYALLSVLITPTIRARLHEKFNRSAENQSFLVEVVSGIQTVKALAVEPPLQRRWDEQLSGYVRASFRATSLMTVAGQIASGIQKSTTIAIMWVGAYQVIDGALSIGELIAFNMLSGQVTGPLLRMVNLWQEFQQVGISIQRLGDVLNTKPEPSYNPTRTTLPQIAGKIIFDDVAFRYRADGPLVLQQVSLTLQPGQVVGVVGRSGSGKSTIAKLMQRLYVPERGRVLVDGVDLAQIDPAWLRRQVGVVLQENFLFNRSVRDNIALTDPGLPMDRVMHAATLAGAHEFILELPDGYDTVVGEHGCALSGGQRQRIAIARALVANPRILIFDEATSALDYESEAIIQRNMAQICKGRTVIIIAHRLSTVRPAHKIYVIDRGQLVEQGTHDELLSRDGMYTRLHQHQEGRAA from the coding sequence ATGAATGTCCCCACTTCCCATCTCGAGTCTTGTTCAACGGCGCCATCTCGCCCCGATACCGGATTGTTGTGTCTGCTAGTGATCGCGCGGTTTCACGATGTGCCGATCGATGGCGGCCAAATTCAGCATCAATTCGGCCAATCCGGCCATGCGCTGACGACGAACGCATTGCTGTGTGCCGCGAAGCATGTCGGCCTCAAAGCCGGTCTTGTGTCCACTGCGTGGGACGAGCTGGCGGTGACGCCTCTGCCGGCGATCGCCCAACGAACCGACGGGACCTACGTCATCCTGGCGAAAGTGCAGGGAGAAAAGGTGCTCCTGCAGGATCCGCTGAAGGAGCAGCCGCATATTCTTTCAACGGAGGAATTCGTCGCGTCCTGGAGTGGCAACTTGCTGCTGTGTGTCAAACGATCAGGCTTACGACTGGACAATCCTTCCTTCGACCTGACCTGGTTTATTCCCGCCGTGCTCAAGTATCGACGTCTGTTGGGCGAAGTCGTAGTGGCTTCGTTCTTCCTCCAGGTGTTTGCGCTGCTGACCCCGCTCTTTACCCAAGTGGTCATCGACAAAGTGCTCGTGCACAAAGGATTCACGACACTCCATGTGATGGCGGTGGGGATGCTGGCGCTCGTTCTTTTCGATGCGCTGCTCGGCGGTCTCCGTACGTACCTGTTTGCCCACACCACGAATCGCATCGATGTGAGTCTGGGGGCGCAACTGTTTCGCCATCTCCTCGCGCTCCCGCTGGCCTACTTCGAAGCTCGACGGGTCGGCGATACGGTGGCGCGGGTACGCGAACTCGAACAGATTCGCCAATTTCTCACCAGTAACTCGGTGACGGTCGTGCTGGATGTGGTGTTTACCGTCGTGTTTCTCGGGGTGATGTGGATCTATAGCCCTACACTCACATTGGTGGTGATGGCCTCGCTGCCATTGTATGCCCTCCTCTCGGTGCTCATTACGCCAACGATTCGCGCGCGACTCCATGAAAAGTTCAACCGCAGCGCGGAGAACCAGTCGTTTCTCGTGGAAGTGGTGAGTGGTATTCAAACCGTGAAAGCGCTCGCCGTCGAACCGCCGCTCCAGCGCCGATGGGATGAGCAATTGAGCGGCTACGTGCGGGCAAGCTTTCGAGCCACCAGTCTCATGACTGTCGCCGGACAAATAGCGTCCGGCATTCAGAAATCGACAACCATTGCCATTATGTGGGTGGGCGCCTACCAAGTCATCGACGGCGCGTTGAGCATCGGAGAGTTAATTGCCTTCAACATGCTCTCAGGGCAGGTAACGGGGCCATTGTTGCGTATGGTGAACCTCTGGCAGGAATTTCAACAAGTCGGTATTTCGATCCAACGACTGGGGGATGTCCTCAATACCAAGCCGGAACCTTCCTACAATCCCACCCGCACGACGCTTCCACAAATTGCCGGCAAGATCATCTTTGACGATGTGGCGTTTCGGTATCGTGCCGATGGGCCGTTGGTCCTGCAGCAGGTTTCGCTTACTCTGCAACCAGGACAGGTCGTCGGTGTGGTGGGGCGCTCTGGGTCTGGAAAAAGCACGATTGCCAAGCTGATGCAACGCCTCTATGTGCCAGAGCGTGGCCGGGTCCTGGTGGACGGTGTTGATCTCGCGCAGATCGACCCTGCCTGGTTGCGGCGTCAAGTCGGGGTCGTCCTGCAAGAGAACTTTCTCTTCAACCGGTCGGTGCGGGACAACATCGCGTTGACGGATCCCGGGCTTCCCATGGATCGCGTCATGCATGCCGCCACACTCGCCGGCGCTCATGAGTTCATTCTTGAGCTGCCGGATGGATACGACACCGTTGTCGGCGAGCATGGCTGCGCGCTCTCAGGCGGACAGCGGCAACGTATTGCCATCGCACGCGCATTGGTGGCGAACCCGCGTATTCTGATCTTCGATGAAGCGACGAGTGCCTTGGACTATGAATCCGAAGCGATCATTCAACGCAATATGGCCCAGATCTGCAAAGGGCGTACGGTCATCATCATCGCTCATCGGCTCAGCACGGTCCGTCCAGCCCATAAGATTTACGTCATCGATCGAGGGCAATTGGTTGAGCAAGGCACGCACGATGAATTGCTCTCGCGCGACGGGATGTATACGCGACTTCACCAGCATCAGGAAGGGCGTGCGGCGTGA
- a CDS encoding PAS domain S-box protein, translating into MTSLVSRWQRHLPAGFHVGWATWSWSVLCSGSLLGTAVFDLSTSLHPGAGYVVAVLAAGMVPFTRGPWIVAALATGLLMLGADWSQPGGQAWNDLTNRGMFVAALVLTAWMVSRKRPASHSRDSVLSARLHSLLTHSQTIIFVKDLDGRFLDVSDQFAGLIGLSADAVIGKTDYDFFPAQFADVYRQHDAEVVKAGTAMNFEEAALVDGCLRWYVSRKVPFRDQAGRIEAVGCVATDMTARLLAEADRHEAQERLDVVVVATQTGIWDWDIHSNRTYYSPLWKSSLGYDESEISDSPQEWESRLHPDDRARVIGLVDDYLSGRVASYELEHRLRHKDGTYRWIHTVAVLQRDAEGCPRRMTGSHVDITTRKQAEQALTQSESTLRSFFDSDVVMMGIVEVVDGDIVHISDNRRVASFFGTTPALMQGRRASEMGAPAEVIRLWVQHCQDSESTKQPVRFTYGLRDSDSGAELYLSATVCWVGPGRIGKSRYSYLVEDVTESRRLEMTLRETAAQYRGVVAALAEGVLVHDAQGRIIACNPSAERILGLTGDQLIGRTPLDSGWQAVHPDGRPFEDELRPPMVTLRTGRSCTEVVMGLRRPKGELRWLSINTQALWEPQGHHPYGVVGSFQDITERRQAEEALRQVQCELEHRVRERTVRIQELESQRSQAEKLAALGHLAVGIAHEVNNPLAGITNAFHLVKEGIDPDHRHYRFVELIDREIRRLASIVKKMYTLYQGVPAGTCEPTDIAALLQDLTTLLGHAVASKGLHFRTEVRTARACVEVSRSDLFQVLLNLVQNAIDASSPGGEVLLCVVEQDGQLRWSVIDQGAGVPPDILPHIFEPFFTTKAGSRWRGLGLGLSVSRGLVQAMGGRIDIDTNVEQGATFTVVHPLAPVQGVERPDALDGSGKEQQDDDYAGTHSHC; encoded by the coding sequence GTGACCAGTCTCGTTTCTCGTTGGCAGCGGCACCTGCCGGCTGGATTTCATGTGGGATGGGCAACGTGGTCGTGGTCTGTCCTCTGTAGTGGAAGCCTTCTCGGCACAGCCGTGTTCGACCTCTCCACGTCCCTGCATCCAGGCGCAGGGTATGTAGTGGCCGTCCTTGCCGCTGGAATGGTGCCCTTCACCCGCGGTCCCTGGATCGTGGCGGCTCTGGCAACCGGGCTCCTGATGCTGGGTGCCGACTGGTCTCAGCCTGGTGGACAGGCGTGGAACGACCTGACGAATCGCGGCATGTTCGTCGCGGCCTTGGTGCTGACGGCGTGGATGGTCTCCAGAAAACGACCTGCCTCCCACAGCCGGGATTCCGTGCTCTCGGCTCGCTTGCACTCACTCCTGACCCATAGCCAGACCATTATCTTCGTGAAAGATCTCGATGGCCGGTTTCTCGATGTCAGCGACCAGTTTGCGGGCCTGATCGGGCTTTCGGCTGACGCAGTCATCGGGAAGACCGACTATGACTTCTTTCCCGCCCAGTTCGCCGACGTGTACCGTCAGCATGACGCGGAGGTCGTGAAGGCCGGAACTGCGATGAATTTTGAGGAAGCTGCCTTGGTCGACGGTTGCTTGCGTTGGTATGTGTCTCGGAAGGTTCCATTCCGCGACCAGGCCGGTCGGATCGAGGCTGTCGGGTGTGTGGCCACAGATATGACGGCACGGTTGCTGGCTGAGGCGGATCGTCACGAAGCGCAAGAGCGGTTGGATGTGGTGGTCGTCGCGACACAGACCGGAATTTGGGATTGGGACATACACAGCAACCGCACATACTACTCTCCTTTATGGAAGTCCAGTTTGGGCTATGACGAGTCGGAGATTTCGGATTCGCCACAAGAGTGGGAATCCCGCCTCCATCCCGACGACCGCGCGCGCGTCATCGGTCTGGTGGACGACTACCTCTCTGGTCGGGTGGCCTCGTATGAATTGGAACACCGGCTGCGTCACAAAGATGGGACCTATCGGTGGATCCATACCGTCGCCGTTTTGCAGCGAGACGCGGAAGGATGTCCCCGACGAATGACGGGATCGCATGTGGATATCACCACACGCAAGCAGGCAGAGCAGGCCTTGACCCAAAGCGAATCGACACTGCGCAGCTTTTTCGACAGCGATGTGGTGATGATGGGAATCGTGGAAGTGGTCGACGGCGATATTGTGCACATATCCGACAATCGGCGGGTGGCCTCATTTTTCGGGACGACTCCGGCGTTGATGCAAGGGCGACGGGCATCAGAAATGGGGGCCCCCGCCGAGGTTATCCGGCTGTGGGTGCAGCACTGTCAGGACAGTGAGTCGACTAAACAACCAGTTCGGTTTACGTACGGCCTTCGCGACTCGGATTCCGGCGCCGAGTTGTACTTATCCGCAACGGTCTGTTGGGTCGGACCCGGCCGGATCGGCAAGTCTCGCTACTCGTACCTCGTCGAGGATGTCACGGAGTCCCGACGATTGGAAATGACATTGAGAGAAACCGCTGCGCAGTATCGAGGCGTGGTGGCGGCGTTGGCTGAAGGGGTGCTCGTACACGACGCGCAAGGGCGGATCATCGCTTGTAATCCGAGTGCGGAGCGGATTCTCGGCCTGACCGGCGATCAACTCATAGGTCGGACGCCGCTTGATTCCGGTTGGCAGGCGGTTCATCCCGACGGGAGGCCGTTTGAGGACGAGTTGCGTCCCCCGATGGTCACTCTTCGAACCGGGCGTTCGTGTACGGAAGTCGTCATGGGATTGCGTCGGCCGAAGGGGGAATTACGCTGGCTCTCCATCAATACACAAGCCCTGTGGGAACCGCAGGGCCACCACCCGTATGGGGTGGTAGGATCGTTCCAGGACATCACTGAGCGTCGACAGGCCGAAGAGGCCTTGCGCCAGGTGCAGTGTGAACTGGAGCATCGCGTAAGGGAGCGGACTGTCAGGATTCAGGAGCTGGAGTCCCAGCGTTCTCAGGCCGAAAAGTTGGCGGCCCTCGGCCATTTGGCGGTCGGTATTGCTCATGAGGTAAACAACCCCTTGGCTGGAATCACGAATGCCTTCCATCTGGTCAAGGAGGGCATCGACCCCGACCATCGGCACTATCGGTTTGTGGAGCTCATCGACCGAGAAATCCGTCGCCTGGCCAGCATCGTGAAAAAGATGTACACCCTCTATCAAGGCGTGCCGGCAGGGACCTGTGAACCGACCGATATCGCAGCGCTCCTTCAGGATCTGACGACGTTGCTGGGCCATGCCGTTGCGTCAAAAGGCCTTCACTTTCGCACGGAGGTTCGAACTGCGCGTGCCTGCGTGGAGGTGTCACGATCTGACCTCTTTCAGGTCTTGCTCAATCTGGTGCAGAACGCGATTGATGCCTCGAGTCCCGGGGGCGAAGTCCTGTTGTGCGTAGTTGAACAAGATGGGCAGCTTCGTTGGAGTGTGATCGATCAGGGCGCCGGGGTTCCGCCCGATATTCTGCCGCATATTTTTGAACCGTTTTTCACGACCAAGGCCGGGTCCAGGTGGCGGGGCCTTGGGCTCGGGCTCTCCGTCTCTCGAGGGTTGGTGCAGGCCATGGGAGGCCGGATCGACATTGATACGAACGTTGAACAGGGGGCGACATTTACCGTCGTGCATCCGCTGGCTCCGGTCCAAGGTGTCGAGCGGCCCGATGCACTAGATGGGAGCGGAAAGGAACAACAGGATGATGACTATGCCGGAACGCATTCTCATTGCTGA
- a CDS encoding response regulator translates to MPERILIADDEETFRESTSAILVEAGYACSSAKDAMEAERLLEQGFDLLVADLRMPGNAQLELLETVSHRHPDLPVVVVTGYPTVGTAIESFRLAIVDYLIKPVDLDELRRTVERGLRRRVMTRAVKEAMTETAKVAGIFEQLGRSMHQTGRQAELVEWSAQEYMAQAMGHIAHLSALVGRTLEASRTAQPQAPTDMCAFMRCPRLDRYEAALEEAVEVMERTRSSFKSKEIGALRQRLETVLREGRR, encoded by the coding sequence ATGCCGGAACGCATTCTCATTGCTGATGATGAAGAAACATTCAGGGAGTCGACGTCGGCGATACTCGTCGAGGCGGGTTATGCGTGCAGTTCGGCCAAAGATGCGATGGAGGCTGAGCGCTTGTTAGAACAGGGCTTCGATCTGCTGGTGGCTGACTTGCGTATGCCCGGGAACGCGCAGTTGGAGCTCTTGGAAACCGTCTCTCACCGTCATCCGGATTTACCGGTGGTAGTGGTCACGGGATACCCGACGGTGGGCACGGCGATCGAATCGTTCCGATTGGCGATCGTCGACTATTTGATCAAACCGGTTGACCTGGATGAGTTGCGACGCACGGTCGAGCGAGGCCTGCGACGCCGGGTCATGACGCGGGCGGTAAAAGAGGCCATGACCGAAACGGCAAAAGTGGCCGGCATCTTCGAGCAATTGGGCCGGTCAATGCATCAGACCGGTCGGCAGGCCGAACTGGTGGAGTGGAGTGCGCAGGAGTATATGGCTCAAGCCATGGGACATATCGCGCACTTGTCGGCTTTGGTGGGGCGGACCCTGGAGGCTTCCCGAACGGCGCAACCGCAAGCGCCCACGGATATGTGTGCCTTCATGAGATGTCCACGCCTCGACCGCTACGAGGCTGCGCTTGAAGAGGCCGTGGAGGTCATGGAGCGCACGAGAAGCTCGTTCAAGTCAAAAGAGATTGGGGCCTTGCGGCAGCGGCTGGAAACCGTGTTGCGGGAGGGGCGCCGCTGA